One part of the Streptomyces sp. NBC_00286 genome encodes these proteins:
- the frc gene encoding formyl-CoA transferase — protein sequence MTSTATHTATNEAPNTAPKALEGIRVLDMTHVQSGPSATQLLAWLGADVVKLEAPTGDITRKQLRDLPDVDSLYFTMLNCNKRSITLNTKTERGKEILTELIRRSDVMVENFGPGAIDRMGFTWDRIQEINPRIVYASIKGFGDGPYTNFKAYEVVAQAMGGSMSTTGFEDGPPLATGAQIGDSGTGIHAVAGILAALLQRENTGRGQRVNVAMQHAVLNLCRVKLRDQQRLAHGPLAEYPNDDFGDEVPRSGNASGGGQPGWAVKCAPGGPNDYVYVIVQPVGWKPICELIGRPELADDPEWATPEARLPQLNKMFQLIEEWSATLPKWEVLEKLNAHNIPCGPILSTKEIIEDPSLVANEMVVKVPHPERGEFVTVGSPLKLSDSPVDVTSSPLLGEHNEEVYVGELGLGDEELRLLKSNGVI from the coding sequence ATGACCAGCACCGCGACTCACACCGCGACGAACGAAGCACCGAACACCGCGCCCAAGGCTCTCGAAGGCATCCGTGTCCTCGACATGACGCACGTCCAGTCGGGCCCCTCCGCAACCCAGTTGCTGGCCTGGCTGGGGGCGGACGTGGTCAAGCTGGAGGCGCCGACCGGTGACATCACGCGCAAGCAGTTGCGTGACCTCCCGGACGTCGACTCCCTCTACTTCACGATGCTCAACTGCAACAAGCGGAGCATCACCCTCAACACCAAGACCGAGCGCGGCAAGGAGATCCTCACCGAGCTGATCCGGCGCTCGGACGTCATGGTCGAGAACTTCGGACCGGGCGCGATCGACCGCATGGGCTTCACCTGGGACCGTATCCAGGAGATCAATCCGCGTATCGTCTATGCCTCCATCAAGGGGTTCGGGGACGGTCCGTACACCAACTTCAAGGCGTACGAGGTCGTCGCTCAGGCCATGGGCGGGTCGATGTCGACCACCGGGTTCGAGGACGGGCCGCCGCTGGCTACGGGGGCCCAGATCGGGGACTCGGGCACGGGCATCCACGCCGTGGCGGGGATTCTCGCGGCGCTGCTTCAGCGGGAGAACACCGGGCGCGGTCAGCGGGTCAATGTGGCCATGCAGCACGCTGTGCTCAACCTCTGCCGGGTGAAGCTGCGCGATCAGCAGCGCCTGGCACACGGCCCGCTCGCTGAATATCCGAACGACGATTTCGGCGACGAAGTTCCCCGGTCCGGCAACGCGTCCGGCGGCGGCCAGCCCGGCTGGGCCGTCAAGTGCGCGCCGGGCGGGCCCAACGACTATGTGTACGTCATCGTGCAGCCCGTCGGCTGGAAGCCGATCTGCGAGCTCATCGGGCGGCCGGAGCTGGCGGACGACCCCGAGTGGGCGACGCCGGAGGCGCGACTGCCGCAGCTCAACAAGATGTTCCAGCTGATCGAGGAGTGGTCGGCCACGCTCCCCAAGTGGGAGGTCCTGGAGAAGCTCAACGCCCACAACATCCCGTGCGGGCCGATCCTGTCGACCAAGGAGATCATCGAGGATCCGTCGCTGGTCGCCAACGAGATGGTCGTGAAGGTGCCGCACCCCGAGCGGGGCGAGTTCGTGACCGTGGGCAGTCCGCTCAAGCTCTCCGACTCCCCCGTGGACGTGACCAGTTCGCCGCTGCTCGGCGAGCACAACGAAGAGGTGTACGTCGGCGAGCTCGGTCTCGGCGACGAGGAGCTGCGCCTGCTCAAGTCGAACGGAGTGATCTGA
- a CDS encoding thiamine pyrophosphate-binding protein, protein MPDDNSQNLISGGHLVAKALKAEGVEVIYTLCGGHIIDIYDGCVDEGIEVVDVRHEQVAAHAADGYARITGKPGCAVVTAGPGTTDAVTGVANAFRAESPMLLIGGQGAHTQHKMGSLQDLPHVDMMTPITKFAATVPDTARAADMVSMAFRECYHGAPGPSFLEIPRDVLDAKVPVEKARVPAAGQYRASTRSAGDPEAIEKLADLLVHAEKPAILLGSQVWTTRGTEAAIELVRSLNIPAYMNGAGRGTLPPGDPHHFQLSRRYAFSNADVIVIVGTPFDFRMGYGKRLSPDATVVQIDLDYRTVGKNRDIDLGIVGDAGLVLKSVTEAASGRLNGGASKRKEWLDELRAAEQTAIEKRLPSLRSDTSPIHPYRLVSEINDFLTEDSIYIGDGGDIVTFSGQVVQPKSPGHWMDPGPLGTLGVGVPFVLAAKQARPDKEVVALFGDGAFSLTGWDFETLVRYNLPFVGIVGNNSSMNQIRYGQKAKYGEARERVGNTLGDVHYDKFAQMLGGYGEEVRDPADIGPALRRARESGKPSLINVWVDPDAYAPGTMNQTMYK, encoded by the coding sequence ATGCCCGACGACAACAGCCAGAACCTCATCTCCGGTGGGCACTTGGTCGCCAAGGCGCTCAAAGCCGAGGGTGTGGAGGTCATTTACACCCTGTGCGGCGGCCACATCATCGATATCTACGACGGCTGCGTCGACGAAGGCATAGAGGTCGTCGACGTACGCCACGAACAGGTCGCCGCCCACGCCGCCGACGGCTACGCGCGCATCACCGGCAAGCCCGGCTGCGCGGTCGTCACCGCGGGCCCCGGCACGACCGACGCCGTGACGGGCGTCGCCAACGCCTTCCGCGCGGAGTCGCCCATGCTGCTGATCGGCGGCCAAGGGGCGCATACGCAGCACAAGATGGGGTCCCTTCAGGACCTGCCGCATGTCGACATGATGACGCCGATCACCAAGTTCGCGGCGACAGTGCCGGACACCGCACGCGCCGCCGACATGGTGTCGATGGCCTTCCGCGAGTGCTACCACGGCGCTCCCGGGCCCTCCTTCCTGGAGATCCCGCGCGATGTGCTCGACGCCAAGGTGCCGGTCGAGAAGGCCCGGGTCCCGGCCGCCGGTCAGTACCGGGCCTCGACGCGCTCGGCCGGCGACCCCGAGGCGATCGAGAAGCTCGCCGATCTCCTCGTGCACGCCGAGAAACCCGCGATCCTGCTGGGCAGCCAGGTCTGGACGACCCGTGGCACCGAGGCCGCCATCGAACTCGTACGCAGCCTCAACATCCCCGCCTACATGAACGGCGCCGGACGCGGCACCCTGCCGCCCGGGGACCCGCACCACTTCCAGCTCTCCCGCCGGTACGCCTTCTCCAACGCCGACGTCATCGTCATCGTCGGCACGCCCTTCGACTTCCGTATGGGCTACGGAAAGCGGCTGTCGCCGGACGCGACCGTGGTGCAGATCGACCTCGACTACCGGACCGTCGGCAAGAACCGGGACATCGACCTCGGGATCGTCGGCGACGCGGGCCTCGTCCTGAAGTCGGTGACCGAGGCTGCCTCCGGACGCCTGAACGGGGGCGCGTCGAAGCGCAAGGAGTGGCTCGACGAGCTGCGCGCGGCCGAGCAGACAGCGATCGAGAAGCGGCTGCCCAGCCTCAGGTCGGACACCTCGCCCATCCACCCGTACCGCCTGGTCAGCGAGATCAACGACTTCCTCACCGAGGACTCGATCTACATCGGCGACGGCGGCGACATCGTCACCTTCTCCGGCCAGGTCGTACAGCCCAAGTCACCCGGGCACTGGATGGATCCGGGACCGCTCGGCACGCTCGGCGTCGGCGTCCCCTTCGTGCTCGCGGCCAAGCAGGCGCGGCCCGACAAGGAAGTGGTGGCTCTCTTCGGAGACGGCGCCTTCTCGCTCACCGGCTGGGACTTCGAGACCCTCGTCCGCTACAACCTCCCCTTCGTCGGCATCGTCGGCAACAACTCCTCGATGAACCAGATCCGTTACGGCCAGAAGGCCAAGTACGGCGAGGCACGCGAGCGCGTCGGCAACACCCTCGGCGACGTCCACTACGACAAGTTCGCCCAGATGCTCGGCGGTTACGGCGAGGAGGTCCGCGACCCTGCCGACATCGGCCCCGCCCTGCGGCGAGCCCGCGAGTCGGGCAAGCCCTCGCTGATCAATGTCTGGGTCGACCCGGACGCGTACGCCCCCGGAACCATGAACCAGACGATGTACAAGTGA
- a CDS encoding aldehyde dehydrogenase family protein: MASTLTLKSGTSWADAWQRCLALAPEAFRDDRVLNLWNAAWQADGRALPATSPVDGTPIAGPPRLDAATARQAVRACLDQHRAWRHVPLDERRARVAATLDALTEHRELLALLLVWEIGKPWRLAQADVDRAIDGVRWYVDGIEPMLENRTPLDGPVSNIASWNYPMSVLVHAVLVQALAGNAVIAKTPTDGGVACLTLACALAAREGIPVTLVSGSGGELSEALVRAPEIGCVSFVGGRDTGAAVATAVADLGKRHVLEQEGLNTWGIWNYTDWDALTAVIPKLFDYGKQRCTAYPRFVVQRSLFDEFLAAYLPAVRTLRVGHPLAVERPDDPYPQLDFGPVINAAKAKELHDQVAEAIDRGAVPLHRGKLTDARFLPGQDTAAYVQPVTLLNPPPSSPLHHAEPFGPVDTIVLVDTEAELLAAMNASNGALVATLSTDDPATYERLAPQVRAFKVGHGKPRSRGDRDELFGGFGASWRGAFVGGELLVRAVTQGPAGERLPGNFPDYHLMP; encoded by the coding sequence ATGGCATCCACCCTCACCCTCAAGTCAGGCACGTCCTGGGCCGACGCCTGGCAGCGTTGTCTCGCCTTGGCCCCCGAGGCGTTCCGGGACGATCGTGTCCTCAACCTCTGGAACGCCGCCTGGCAGGCGGACGGCCGGGCCCTGCCCGCCACCAGCCCCGTCGACGGCACCCCGATCGCCGGTCCGCCACGCCTCGACGCCGCCACCGCCCGGCAGGCCGTACGAGCCTGTCTCGACCAGCACCGCGCCTGGCGCCACGTACCTCTGGACGAACGCCGCGCCCGCGTCGCGGCCACCCTCGACGCCCTCACCGAGCACCGCGAACTCCTCGCCCTTCTCCTCGTCTGGGAGATCGGCAAGCCCTGGCGGCTCGCGCAGGCGGACGTCGACCGGGCCATCGACGGCGTGCGGTGGTACGTCGACGGAATCGAGCCCATGCTCGAGAACCGGACCCCGCTCGACGGGCCCGTGTCCAACATCGCGAGCTGGAACTACCCGATGAGCGTGCTCGTTCACGCAGTACTGGTACAGGCATTGGCAGGGAACGCGGTCATCGCCAAGACCCCGACCGACGGCGGCGTCGCGTGTCTCACCCTGGCCTGCGCCCTCGCCGCACGCGAAGGGATTCCCGTCACCCTCGTCAGCGGCAGCGGAGGCGAACTGTCGGAGGCGCTCGTGCGCGCGCCCGAGATCGGCTGCGTCTCCTTCGTCGGCGGCCGCGACACCGGCGCCGCGGTGGCCACGGCCGTCGCCGACCTCGGCAAGCGACACGTACTCGAACAGGAAGGACTCAACACCTGGGGCATCTGGAACTACACGGACTGGGACGCGCTCACGGCGGTCATCCCGAAGCTCTTCGACTACGGCAAGCAGCGCTGCACGGCGTACCCGCGCTTCGTCGTCCAGCGTTCGCTGTTCGACGAGTTCCTCGCCGCGTACCTGCCGGCCGTACGCACCTTGCGCGTCGGCCACCCACTCGCGGTGGAGCGGCCCGACGACCCGTATCCGCAGCTGGACTTCGGGCCGGTGATCAACGCGGCCAAGGCGAAGGAGCTGCACGACCAGGTCGCCGAGGCCATCGACCGCGGTGCCGTCCCGCTGCACCGCGGCAAGCTCACAGACGCGCGCTTCCTGCCCGGCCAGGACACGGCGGCGTACGTCCAGCCCGTCACGCTGCTGAACCCGCCGCCGTCCTCACCGCTGCACCACGCGGAGCCCTTCGGCCCGGTCGACACCATCGTCCTGGTCGACACCGAGGCCGAGCTGCTGGCTGCCATGAACGCGTCGAACGGTGCCCTGGTCGCCACCCTCTCGACCGACGACCCGGCCACGTACGAGCGGCTGGCCCCGCAGGTCCGGGCGTTCAAGGTCGGCCACGGGAAACCGCGCTCCCGCGGCGACCGGGACGAGCTGTTCGGCGGCTTCGGAGCGTCCTGGCGCGGCGCGTTCGTGGGCGGCGAACTGCTGGTGCGCGCCGTTACCCAGGGCCCGGCGGGGGAGCGGCTGCCGGGGAACTTCCCCGATTACCACCTGATGCCGTGA
- the sucD gene encoding succinate--CoA ligase subunit alpha: MAIYLTKESKVLVQGMTGGEGMKHTRRMLAAGTDVVGGVNPRKAGQTVDFDDRAVPVFGSVREGIEATGADVTVVFVPPAFAKAAVVEAADAGIALAVVITEGIPVHDSVAFTTYAKTKGTRIIGPNCPGLITPGQSNAGIIPADITKSGRIGLVSKSGTLTYQLMYELRDIGFSTCVGIGGDPVVGTTHIDCLAAFEADPETELVVLIGEIGGDAEERAAAYIREHVTKPVVGYIAGFTAPEGRTMGHAGAIVSGSSGTAQAKKAALEAVGVRVGGTPTETAQLVLDVLAAEA, translated from the coding sequence ATGGCCATCTACCTCACCAAGGAGAGCAAGGTCCTCGTCCAGGGCATGACCGGCGGCGAGGGCATGAAGCACACCCGGCGCATGCTCGCGGCCGGCACCGACGTCGTCGGCGGAGTCAACCCCCGCAAGGCCGGGCAGACCGTCGACTTCGACGACCGAGCCGTGCCCGTCTTCGGCTCCGTACGCGAAGGAATCGAGGCGACCGGCGCCGACGTCACCGTCGTCTTCGTCCCACCCGCCTTCGCCAAAGCGGCAGTTGTGGAGGCCGCCGACGCGGGCATCGCACTCGCCGTGGTCATCACGGAGGGCATCCCCGTCCACGACTCGGTCGCCTTCACCACGTACGCGAAGACAAAGGGCACGCGGATCATCGGCCCCAACTGCCCGGGCCTGATCACTCCCGGGCAGTCCAACGCGGGCATCATCCCCGCCGACATCACCAAGTCCGGCCGCATCGGCCTGGTGTCCAAGTCGGGCACGCTCACCTACCAACTCATGTACGAACTCCGCGACATCGGCTTCTCGACCTGTGTGGGCATCGGCGGCGATCCCGTGGTCGGCACGACCCATATCGACTGCCTGGCGGCTTTCGAAGCGGACCCCGAAACCGAACTCGTCGTGCTGATCGGCGAGATCGGCGGCGACGCCGAGGAACGAGCCGCCGCGTACATCCGCGAGCACGTCACCAAGCCCGTCGTCGGCTACATCGCCGGTTTCACCGCGCCCGAAGGCAGGACGATGGGCCACGCGGGCGCGATCGTGTCCGGTTCGTCCGGCACGGCACAGGCGAAGAAGGCGGCACTGGAGGCGGTCGGGGTCCGCGTGGGTGGTACGCCGACTGAGACGGCGCAACTGGTGCTCGACGTACTGGCCGCAGAGGCGTGA
- a CDS encoding acetate--CoA ligase family protein: MAEDRVLRVRTLLEAVRAEGRTALTAPEGKVIADAYAIAVPGEELATNVDEAVAYAARFGGPVVMKIVSPDILHKTDAGGVIVGVEGATDVRAAFREIIDNARAYAPEARIEGVQVQELLPQGQEVIVGAVTDPTFGKVVAFGLGGVLVEVLKDVTFRLAPVDADEALSMLDSIRSAEILHGVRGAPAVDRWAIAEQIRRVSELVADFPEIAEVDLNPVIATPEGAVAADIRVILADSAPKERRKYTREEILTSMRRLMQPSSVAVIGASNEQGKIGNSVMRNLVDGGFSGEIHPVNPKADDILGRKAYKSVTDVPGEVDVAVFAIPAKFVASALEEVGRKGIPNAVLIPSGFAETGEHQLQDEIVAVGERYGVRLLGPNIYGYYSTWQDLCATFCTPYDVKGGVALTSQSGGIGMAILGFARTTKTGVSAIVGLGNKSDLDEDDLLTWFGEDPNTQCIAMHLEDLKDGRAFVEAARATVPKKPVVVLKAGRTAAGAKAAGSHTGALAGDDAVYDDILKQAGVIRAPGLNDMLEYARALPVLPAPRGDNVVIITGAGGSGVLLSDAVTDNGLSLMEIPPDLDEAFRKFIPPFGAAGNPVDITGGEPPSTYEATIRLGLEDPRIHALVLGYWHTIVTPPMVFAELTARVVAEFRERGIEKPVVASLAGDVEVEEACQHLFDRGVVAYPYTTEKPVAVLGAKYRWARAAGLLGGGR, translated from the coding sequence ATGGCCGAAGACCGGGTGCTGAGGGTGCGTACGCTCCTCGAAGCCGTTCGGGCCGAGGGCCGGACCGCGCTGACCGCGCCCGAGGGCAAAGTGATCGCCGACGCGTACGCGATCGCCGTCCCCGGCGAGGAGCTGGCGACAAACGTCGACGAGGCGGTCGCGTATGCGGCACGGTTCGGTGGACCTGTCGTGATGAAGATCGTCTCCCCTGACATCCTGCACAAGACCGACGCGGGTGGCGTGATCGTCGGCGTGGAGGGCGCGACCGACGTCAGGGCCGCCTTCCGCGAAATCATCGACAACGCGCGCGCGTACGCGCCCGAAGCCCGTATCGAGGGCGTACAGGTGCAGGAACTGCTGCCTCAGGGGCAGGAGGTCATCGTCGGAGCGGTGACCGATCCGACGTTCGGGAAAGTCGTCGCCTTCGGACTCGGCGGAGTGCTGGTGGAGGTCCTGAAGGACGTCACTTTCCGACTCGCCCCCGTAGACGCCGACGAAGCGCTGTCGATGCTGGACTCGATCCGCTCGGCGGAGATCCTGCACGGGGTGCGCGGCGCGCCGGCCGTGGACCGGTGGGCGATCGCCGAGCAGATCCGCCGGGTCTCCGAACTCGTCGCGGACTTCCCGGAGATCGCCGAGGTGGACCTCAATCCCGTGATCGCCACCCCGGAGGGCGCGGTCGCGGCGGACATCCGCGTGATCCTTGCGGACTCGGCCCCCAAGGAGCGCCGCAAGTACACGCGCGAGGAGATCCTCACCTCCATGCGCCGGCTGATGCAGCCCTCCTCGGTCGCCGTGATCGGTGCCTCCAACGAGCAGGGCAAGATCGGCAATTCGGTGATGCGCAACCTCGTCGACGGCGGCTTCTCCGGAGAGATCCACCCGGTGAACCCCAAGGCCGATGACATCTTGGGCCGCAAGGCGTACAAGAGTGTCACCGACGTTCCCGGCGAGGTGGATGTGGCGGTCTTCGCGATCCCCGCCAAGTTCGTGGCCTCCGCCCTGGAGGAGGTGGGGCGCAAGGGGATCCCCAACGCGGTACTGATCCCCTCCGGGTTCGCGGAAACGGGTGAGCATCAGCTCCAGGACGAGATCGTGGCCGTCGGCGAGCGCTACGGCGTGCGGCTGCTCGGGCCGAACATCTACGGCTACTACTCGACGTGGCAGGACCTGTGCGCCACGTTCTGCACGCCCTACGACGTCAAGGGCGGCGTCGCGCTCACCTCGCAATCCGGTGGCATAGGGATGGCCATTCTGGGTTTCGCACGCACTACGAAGACGGGTGTTTCGGCGATCGTGGGGCTCGGCAACAAGTCCGACCTGGACGAGGACGACCTGCTGACCTGGTTCGGCGAGGACCCCAACACCCAGTGCATCGCCATGCATTTGGAGGACCTCAAGGACGGGCGCGCCTTCGTGGAGGCGGCGCGGGCGACCGTCCCCAAGAAGCCGGTGGTCGTCCTGAAGGCGGGCCGTACAGCGGCCGGTGCCAAGGCCGCGGGCTCACACACGGGCGCTCTCGCGGGCGACGACGCCGTGTACGACGACATCCTGAAGCAGGCCGGTGTCATCCGGGCCCCCGGGCTGAACGACATGCTGGAGTACGCGCGCGCGTTGCCGGTGCTTCCGGCCCCTCGGGGCGACAACGTCGTGATCATCACGGGCGCCGGCGGCAGTGGCGTACTGCTGTCCGACGCGGTGACCGACAACGGCCTCTCCTTGATGGAGATTCCGCCGGATCTGGACGAGGCCTTCAGGAAGTTCATCCCGCCCTTCGGAGCCGCAGGCAACCCGGTGGACATCACCGGCGGCGAGCCCCCGTCGACGTACGAGGCGACGATCAGGCTGGGCCTTGAGGACCCGCGGATCCACGCGCTCGTCCTCGGCTACTGGCACACCATCGTGACCCCTCCCATGGTCTTCGCCGAGCTCACCGCGCGCGTGGTGGCCGAATTCCGGGAGCGCGGCATAGAGAAGCCGGTCGTGGCCTCGCTGGCGGGCGATGTCGAGGTCGAGGAGGCGTGCCAGCACCTCTTCGATCGGGGCGTCGTGGCGTACCCGTACACGACCGAGAAGCCGGTGGCGGTGCTGGGTGCGAAGTACCGGTGGGCACGGGCTGCGGGACTCTTGGGGGGCGGTCGATGA
- the sucC gene encoding ADP-forming succinate--CoA ligase subunit beta — translation MDLYEHQARQLFEEYGILVPRAEVTDSSKEAREIARRLGGRVVVKAQVKTGGRGKAGGVKLAADPAAAELTARQILGMDIKGHTVGTVMLAQPVDIEAEFYVSYVLDRAAGRFLAIASAEGGMEIEEVAATRSDAVARVPVDPAEGVTSAKAAQIAEAARLPAQTVDGLVRLWDVLIREDAVLVEVNPLVRTTQGQILALDGKVTLDDNARFRQARWGEQESAHDDPLEAAAAAKGLNYVKLDGEVGIIGNGAGLVMSTLDVVAGSGARPANFLDIGGGASAQVMADGLSVILSDPSVKSVFVNVFGGITACDAVADGIVQALEAVQLTKPLVVRLDGNNAVRGRAILDGRAHPLVQQATTMDGAARRAAELANAG, via the coding sequence ATGGACCTGTACGAACACCAGGCAAGGCAACTCTTCGAGGAATACGGCATCTTGGTGCCGCGGGCCGAGGTCACCGATTCGTCCAAGGAGGCCCGCGAGATCGCCCGCAGGCTGGGCGGGCGCGTCGTGGTCAAGGCGCAGGTGAAGACCGGTGGACGTGGCAAGGCGGGCGGGGTGAAGCTCGCCGCCGACCCGGCTGCCGCCGAACTGACGGCACGCCAGATCCTCGGCATGGATATCAAGGGCCACACCGTCGGCACGGTGATGCTGGCCCAACCGGTCGACATCGAAGCTGAGTTCTACGTCAGCTACGTACTCGACCGCGCAGCCGGCCGTTTCCTCGCGATCGCCTCGGCCGAGGGCGGCATGGAGATCGAGGAAGTGGCCGCGACCAGGTCCGACGCCGTGGCGCGCGTTCCCGTCGACCCGGCCGAGGGCGTCACCTCGGCGAAGGCGGCACAGATCGCCGAGGCGGCCCGACTGCCCGCGCAGACCGTCGACGGCCTGGTCAGGCTCTGGGACGTACTCATCCGCGAGGACGCCGTACTCGTCGAGGTGAACCCTCTCGTACGTACCACCCAGGGCCAGATCCTCGCCCTCGACGGCAAGGTCACCCTCGACGACAACGCCCGCTTCCGGCAGGCCCGTTGGGGAGAACAGGAGTCGGCGCACGACGACCCGCTGGAGGCGGCGGCAGCCGCGAAGGGCCTCAACTACGTGAAGCTGGACGGCGAGGTCGGAATCATCGGCAACGGTGCGGGCCTGGTCATGTCGACCCTCGACGTGGTCGCCGGCAGCGGCGCGCGGCCCGCCAACTTCCTCGACATCGGCGGCGGGGCGAGTGCCCAGGTCATGGCCGACGGCCTCTCCGTCATCCTCTCCGATCCATCCGTCAAGTCCGTCTTCGTCAACGTCTTCGGCGGCATCACCGCCTGCGATGCGGTCGCCGACGGCATCGTGCAGGCCCTGGAAGCCGTCCAGCTGACCAAGCCGCTGGTCGTACGCCTCGACGGAAACAACGCCGTACGCGGTCGCGCGATCCTCGACGGCCGCGCGCACCCCCTGGTCCAGCAGGCCACCACCATGGACGGCGCCGCGCGCCGCGCCGCCGAACTCGCCAACGCCGGCTGA